In Halanaeroarchaeum sp. HSR-CO, one DNA window encodes the following:
- a CDS encoding aminotransferase class V-fold PLP-dependent enzyme, which translates to MDTFDLRTEIPALDDGIYLNWGASGPSPRRVVERAEAALEQHEYEAPNEEGMYPAAFEVYDRTRETIASFVNARPGEIALTQSTTDGINRVATARSWSADDEVVITDIEHSAGRLPWYRLERERGITVTVLETDEGYIDPSELAVAADDATLVCFSAVDWIYGRRHPVSDLVDVVADAGAISLVDAVQVPGQMAMDLTEWGADVVAAAGHKWLLGPWGAGFLYVDESIVDTFQPQSVGYRSVEDPNEADFTYNPGAHRFEVATTSPAPYAGLQEAISTLSEIGMDAIEERIRSLTEYLKDGLSDDRLRSPRSYHSGLVSIETAQPAEIVEDLATAGIHVRALPVPETIRISLHAVNTEEAVDAVLEHIGT; encoded by the coding sequence CGAAGCGGCTCTCGAACAGCACGAGTACGAGGCGCCGAATGAGGAGGGCATGTATCCGGCTGCATTCGAGGTCTACGATCGAACTCGCGAGACCATCGCGTCGTTCGTGAACGCCCGACCCGGGGAGATAGCTCTCACTCAGAGTACGACGGACGGCATCAATCGGGTAGCCACTGCCCGCTCGTGGTCGGCCGATGACGAAGTCGTGATCACCGACATCGAACACTCTGCTGGCCGTCTGCCGTGGTACCGGCTGGAACGGGAACGGGGAATCACCGTGACAGTTCTCGAAACCGACGAGGGCTACATCGACCCTTCGGAGCTGGCGGTCGCCGCCGACGACGCTACCCTGGTCTGTTTCAGTGCCGTCGACTGGATCTACGGCCGGCGACACCCGGTATCGGATCTCGTCGACGTGGTCGCCGACGCCGGAGCCATTTCACTCGTCGATGCCGTCCAGGTCCCCGGGCAGATGGCTATGGACCTAACGGAGTGGGGTGCGGACGTCGTCGCGGCGGCCGGGCACAAGTGGCTCCTGGGTCCGTGGGGTGCCGGATTCCTCTACGTCGACGAATCCATCGTGGATACCTTCCAGCCACAGAGCGTGGGGTATCGCAGCGTCGAGGACCCCAACGAAGCGGATTTCACGTACAACCCTGGTGCCCATCGGTTCGAGGTAGCGACGACCAGCCCTGCACCATACGCGGGTCTCCAGGAGGCGATATCGACGCTCTCCGAAATCGGGATGGATGCGATCGAAGAACGCATCCGTTCGCTGACGGAATATCTGAAAGACGGGCTCTCTGATGACCGCCTGCGTAGCCCCCGGTCGTACCACTCCGGACTCGTCTCTATCGAGACGGCGCAACCGGCCGAGATAGTCGAAGACCTGGCCACCGCGGGAATCCACGTTCGGGCGCTTCCGGTGCCGGAGACCATCCGTATCTCGTTGCACGCCGTGAATACCGAAGAGGCGGTAGATGCCGTTCTTGAGCATATCGGGACCTGA
- the trxA gene encoding thioredoxin, whose translation MSEADETLETIRRKKRQELQQGTAGESTSDSVAAPSEPIYIDSFDHFQSVTSKYDVVLTDFYADWCGPCKMLEPIVEELAEETDAAIAKVDVDQHQSIAQQYRVQGVPTMVFFAQGEVAEQVVGVREKQDLQRLIERFQQ comes from the coding sequence ATGAGTGAAGCAGACGAAACGCTCGAAACCATCCGGCGCAAGAAGCGCCAGGAACTCCAGCAGGGAACGGCTGGCGAGTCGACGTCGGACAGCGTCGCCGCGCCCTCCGAACCCATCTATATCGACAGCTTCGACCACTTCCAGTCGGTCACGTCGAAATACGACGTTGTCCTCACCGACTTCTACGCGGACTGGTGTGGGCCGTGCAAGATGCTCGAACCGATCGTAGAAGAACTCGCCGAAGAGACCGACGCGGCCATCGCGAAGGTCGACGTGGATCAGCACCAGAGCATCGCTCAGCAGTATCGCGTCCAGGGTGTCCCCACGATGGTCTTCTTCGCGCAGGGCGAGGTAGCCGAACAGGTCGTCGGGGTCCGCGAGAAGCAGGACCTGCAGCGTCTGATCGAACGATTTCAGCAATAA
- a CDS encoding NAD(P)/FAD-dependent oxidoreductase, producing MSETIHDVVIVGSGVAGHSAAIYAARADFEPVVYTGEDPGGQLTLTTEVENFLGFPDGIGGTELVQNGRKQAESFGARYEHRSVVDADLSERPFSLELNNGDSVETRGLIVATGASARWVGAENEDEMMGYGLSTCATCDGAFHRDNEVLVIGGGDSAMEEALFLTKFAKTVYVVHRRDELRASEIMAQRAEDNEDIEFLWNTELEAIEGSRDEGVTGATLLRHPEGHPKDRKENGEDVEEIDFECSGIFYAIGHTPNTQFLEDTPIDLDDDGYVETEVGMTTETNVEGVFAAGDVMDPDYQQAITAAGTGSMAALDAEEWLDAQADEQAKQKATATAD from the coding sequence ATGAGTGAAACAATCCACGACGTCGTCATCGTCGGTTCCGGTGTCGCCGGCCACTCGGCCGCGATCTATGCCGCTCGTGCGGACTTCGAGCCGGTCGTCTACACGGGTGAGGACCCAGGGGGCCAGTTGACCCTCACCACCGAAGTCGAGAATTTCCTCGGCTTCCCCGACGGGATCGGTGGGACGGAACTCGTACAGAACGGCCGCAAGCAGGCCGAATCGTTCGGCGCCCGCTACGAACACCGTTCGGTCGTCGACGCCGACCTCTCCGAGCGACCGTTCTCGCTCGAACTCAACAACGGCGACAGCGTAGAGACGCGCGGCCTGATCGTCGCGACCGGGGCGAGTGCCCGCTGGGTCGGCGCCGAAAACGAGGACGAGATGATGGGCTACGGTCTCTCGACCTGTGCGACCTGTGACGGGGCCTTCCATCGCGACAACGAGGTACTCGTCATCGGTGGTGGCGACTCCGCGATGGAGGAGGCACTGTTCCTCACCAAGTTCGCCAAGACGGTCTACGTCGTCCACCGTCGCGACGAACTCCGTGCGTCGGAGATCATGGCCCAGCGCGCAGAAGACAACGAGGACATCGAGTTCCTCTGGAACACCGAACTCGAAGCCATCGAGGGAAGCCGGGACGAGGGCGTCACCGGCGCGACCCTGCTCCGGCATCCAGAGGGCCATCCCAAAGATCGGAAAGAAAACGGCGAGGACGTCGAGGAGATAGACTTCGAGTGCAGCGGTATCTTCTACGCCATCGGCCACACGCCGAACACGCAATTCCTCGAGGACACGCCGATCGATCTCGACGACGACGGGTACGTCGAGACCGAAGTGGGGATGACGACGGAGACGAACGTCGAGGGCGTCTTCGCCGCCGGCGACGTCATGGACCCGGATTACCAGCAGGCAATCACGGCCGCGGGTACCGGGAGTATGGCCGCTCTCGACGCCGAAGAGTGGCTCGATGCGCAGGCGGACGAGCAGGCAAAACAGAAAGCCACAGCGACCGCCGACTGA
- a CDS encoding M20 family metallopeptidase yields the protein MSDEQGGTEPDSFLPTLDPDDDLTDLFLDLLSFPTPNPPGDTTDVADYVATFLDHADIPYEAITSDPTKPNIVATIEGDRDETLLFNGHLDTVPFDAEDWEYDPLGEQVDDRIYGRGATDMKGAVAAMLIVARSFARSDELPPLDLQFAFVSDEEVPSDAGLATLLEESAIDVDACIIGENTCMEDRHSVTVADRGSIWLTIHAQGESAHGSRPNLGANAIDRLYAAIDHLRTSLSNRPLKIDETIEPIIDESVAFYAPLLGETEAQRLFRYPTVNLGTLEGGTAINTVPESAIARVDIRLTATVDTATVLSDIRDCLAGHDHVSIVETSWSTGTFEDPNGPLVSAVAETAATVVEDRIYRRSATGGGDVKQLRNADISTVEFALGTDTAHAADEYLPREALLANAEIYARVPFALARRFSETVA from the coding sequence ATGAGCGACGAGCAGGGCGGTACCGAACCGGATTCATTCCTGCCAACGCTCGACCCTGACGACGACCTGACGGACCTCTTTCTCGACCTGCTATCTTTCCCGACACCGAATCCGCCAGGCGATACGACAGACGTCGCCGACTACGTGGCAACCTTTCTCGACCACGCAGATATCCCGTACGAAGCGATTACGTCCGATCCCACGAAACCGAACATCGTCGCGACGATCGAGGGAGACCGCGACGAGACCCTCCTCTTCAACGGTCACCTCGATACCGTCCCGTTCGACGCCGAGGATTGGGAATACGATCCGCTGGGCGAACAGGTCGACGACCGCATCTACGGTCGTGGGGCGACAGACATGAAGGGGGCAGTTGCGGCCATGCTCATCGTGGCCCGATCGTTCGCCAGGAGCGACGAGTTACCCCCACTCGACCTCCAGTTCGCCTTCGTCAGCGACGAGGAGGTACCGAGCGATGCCGGACTCGCGACGCTCCTCGAAGAGTCCGCGATCGATGTCGACGCCTGTATCATCGGCGAGAATACCTGCATGGAGGATCGCCACTCGGTCACGGTCGCCGATCGAGGGAGTATCTGGTTGACTATCCACGCACAGGGCGAGTCAGCGCATGGCTCCCGACCGAACCTCGGGGCGAACGCCATCGATCGCCTCTACGCAGCGATCGACCACCTTCGCACCTCGCTCTCGAATCGACCGCTGAAAATCGATGAGACCATCGAGCCGATCATCGACGAGAGCGTCGCCTTCTATGCACCGTTGCTGGGAGAAACCGAAGCCCAACGGCTCTTCCGTTATCCGACCGTCAATCTCGGCACGCTCGAGGGCGGGACCGCGATCAACACCGTCCCCGAGTCCGCCATCGCTCGGGTCGACATCCGGCTGACAGCCACCGTCGACACGGCGACGGTTCTCTCGGACATCAGAGACTGCCTGGCGGGTCACGACCACGTCTCCATCGTGGAGACATCCTGGAGCACCGGAACCTTCGAAGACCCAAACGGCCCGCTCGTGTCCGCCGTCGCCGAGACGGCCGCGACGGTCGTCGAAGACCGCATCTATCGCCGGAGTGCCACCGGTGGTGGTGACGTAAAACAGCTCCGGAATGCCGATATTTCGACGGTCGAATTCGCACTCGGGACTGATACCGCCCACGCTGCCGACGAGTACCTCCCTCGGGAAGCGCTCCTGGCGAACGCAGAAATTTACGCACGCGTCCCGTTCGCACTGGCGAGACGGTTCTCCGAAACCGTCGCGTGA
- a CDS encoding helix-turn-helix domain-containing protein: MVSALNRDLERDLECDDLLECLYELNDLDRECFRLLSDVDERLTIDEIAERVDRERSTAYRSIQRLLDAGLVQKEQINYDQGGYYHVYTISEPASIADTMQGQLNDWYAQIGYLIGRFKEKYGEGSNDLDSPPPVT; the protein is encoded by the coding sequence ATGGTCTCCGCGCTGAATCGTGACCTCGAACGTGACCTCGAGTGTGACGACCTTCTCGAGTGTCTCTACGAGTTGAACGATCTCGACCGCGAGTGCTTTCGCTTGCTCTCCGACGTGGACGAACGGCTTACCATCGACGAGATCGCAGAACGCGTCGATCGGGAACGGTCGACCGCATACCGCTCGATACAACGACTCCTGGATGCCGGTCTCGTCCAGAAAGAGCAGATCAACTACGACCAGGGCGGCTACTATCACGTGTACACGATTTCCGAGCCGGCGTCCATCGCCGATACCATGCAGGGGCAGCTAAACGACTGGTATGCACAGATCGGGTACCTCATCGGTCGCTTCAAGGAGAAATACGGCGAGGGGTCGAACGATCTGGATTCGCCGCCACCGGTCACCTGA
- a CDS encoding FAD-dependent oxidoreductase produces the protein MAETFVVVGGDAAGMSAASKAKRENPDLDVVVFEKGEWVSYGACGLPYYVKGEIEELEEIVAVPKERFIEERGIDLRTNHEVTGIDTEAKSVTVETPDAVIEQSYDSLLIATGASAIVPPFDGIDLEEIYTIHDPPSGRALREALERPESERPQTVGIVGGGYIGIEMAEAFRGQGLDVHVFEMLDHVLDPFGEMVGEAVEEELRDNGVTPHLGTRVEGFDGEEQVEAVRTESDAVHVDMVVVGVGVNANATIADAAGIDIGDTGAIAVDEYGETSAQDVYAAGDCAEAEHVVTGEPDHVPLALTANRAGRAVGQTVTGDPTPTGPIAGTAVVKAFDLEAGRTGIIDEERARAAGFDPVSVSITSKSRAGYYPGGSAIEIELVADADSKRVLGAAMVGEEGVTKRVDTVTTAIYAEMDTRQVEYLDLSYAPPFGPTWDPVLTAAKVLNSKLDG, from the coding sequence ATGGCAGAAACGTTCGTCGTTGTCGGCGGTGACGCGGCCGGCATGAGTGCGGCCAGCAAGGCCAAACGGGAGAATCCCGATCTGGACGTCGTCGTCTTCGAGAAGGGTGAGTGGGTCTCGTATGGTGCCTGTGGGCTTCCGTATTACGTGAAAGGGGAGATCGAGGAACTAGAGGAGATCGTCGCCGTCCCCAAGGAGCGTTTCATCGAGGAACGAGGGATCGACCTCCGTACCAATCACGAGGTGACGGGAATCGACACGGAAGCGAAGTCGGTAACCGTGGAGACGCCCGACGCGGTGATCGAACAGTCCTACGATTCGCTCTTGATCGCCACCGGCGCGAGCGCGATCGTCCCCCCATTCGACGGAATCGACCTGGAGGAGATATACACGATCCACGACCCACCGTCTGGTCGCGCTCTCAGGGAAGCACTCGAACGACCCGAGTCCGAGCGACCGCAGACAGTCGGCATCGTCGGCGGTGGCTACATCGGTATCGAGATGGCCGAAGCCTTCCGCGGGCAGGGACTCGACGTCCACGTCTTCGAGATGCTCGACCACGTCCTCGACCCGTTCGGGGAGATGGTCGGCGAAGCTGTCGAGGAGGAACTACGAGACAACGGGGTAACCCCCCATCTGGGAACCCGCGTCGAGGGGTTCGACGGCGAGGAGCAGGTCGAAGCCGTGCGGACGGAATCGGACGCGGTCCACGTCGATATGGTCGTCGTCGGCGTCGGCGTGAATGCGAACGCCACGATCGCCGACGCGGCAGGCATCGATATCGGCGACACCGGCGCGATAGCGGTCGACGAATACGGGGAGACGAGTGCACAAGACGTCTATGCGGCGGGTGACTGTGCCGAAGCCGAGCACGTCGTGACCGGCGAGCCAGACCACGTGCCACTCGCGCTTACCGCCAACCGGGCGGGACGAGCGGTAGGGCAGACCGTGACCGGCGACCCGACACCGACCGGTCCCATCGCCGGAACGGCAGTCGTGAAGGCGTTCGACCTCGAAGCCGGTCGAACCGGGATTATCGACGAGGAACGTGCCAGAGCGGCGGGATTCGATCCGGTGTCGGTGTCGATCACGTCGAAGTCCAGGGCGGGATACTACCCCGGCGGGAGCGCTATCGAGATCGAACTCGTGGCGGACGCGGATTCGAAGCGGGTACTGGGGGCCGCGATGGTCGGCGAGGAGGGAGTCACGAAGCGCGTCGATACGGTGACGACAGCCATCTACGCCGAGATGGATACGAGACAGGTCGAGTATCTGGATCTCTCGTACGCACCTCCGTTCGGTCCCACGTGGGACCCAGTGCTGACGGCGGCAAAAGTATTGAACAGCAAGCTGGATGGGTGA
- a CDS encoding class I SAM-dependent methyltransferase: MGPTEAFETQTGRYEEWFEENEPTYRSEVRALDRFVDTGAFGLEIGIGTGRFAEPLGIDVGIDPALEMLEHAVERERSVVQGVAEWLPFQDDVFDVALIVTTICFVDDIERTLEEAGRVLHADGRLVMGYIDRESEYGRHYQAIKDENPFYRDATFVSTDELLADLDALGYGDVDIVQTVFGSPGEHDEVDEPRPGYGEGSFVALSARAPN; the protein is encoded by the coding sequence ATGGGACCTACCGAAGCCTTCGAGACGCAGACCGGACGATACGAAGAGTGGTTCGAGGAGAACGAACCGACGTACCGGTCGGAGGTTCGGGCGCTCGACCGGTTCGTGGATACGGGCGCCTTCGGTCTCGAGATCGGAATCGGGACGGGGCGATTCGCCGAGCCGCTCGGCATCGACGTCGGCATCGATCCCGCACTGGAGATGCTCGAACACGCCGTCGAACGAGAGCGGTCTGTAGTTCAGGGGGTCGCCGAATGGCTCCCGTTCCAGGACGACGTCTTCGACGTCGCGCTCATCGTGACGACCATCTGTTTCGTCGACGACATCGAGCGAACGCTCGAGGAAGCCGGTCGGGTCCTCCACGCGGACGGCCGTCTCGTCATGGGGTACATCGATCGGGAGAGCGAGTACGGCCGTCATTACCAGGCGATCAAGGACGAGAATCCCTTCTACAGGGATGCGACGTTCGTCTCGACCGACGAACTACTGGCCGACCTAGACGCTCTGGGCTATGGTGACGTCGACATCGTCCAGACCGTCTTCGGTTCGCCGGGAGAACACGACGAAGTGGACGAACCACGACCGGGGTACGGCGAAGGGTCCTTCGTCGCGCTCTCCGCTCGAGCGCCGAACTGA
- the tsaA gene encoding tRNA (N6-threonylcarbamoyladenosine(37)-N6)-methyltransferase TrmO: MIELSPIGRVRTPITATSEAPRQGSNDDIEGTIELESEYEAGLAGIEAGDSLIVVWFAHEADRTLLRLDRIEGRGVFASRSPARPNPIVLTTVEVLAMDGSTLTVRGVDMVDKSPVLDLKVPLD; the protein is encoded by the coding sequence ATGATCGAACTGTCTCCCATCGGTCGGGTTCGGACACCGATTACTGCGACGAGCGAGGCACCACGGCAAGGATCGAACGACGATATCGAGGGAACGATCGAACTCGAATCCGAGTACGAAGCAGGGTTAGCCGGTATCGAGGCGGGCGATTCCCTCATCGTGGTCTGGTTCGCTCACGAAGCTGACCGAACGCTGTTACGTCTGGACCGGATCGAAGGTCGGGGCGTCTTCGCGAGCCGGTCTCCCGCGCGTCCGAATCCGATAGTACTCACCACCGTGGAGGTACTGGCGATGGACGGATCGACGCTGACCGTCCGAGGAGTGGACATGGTAGACAAATCGCCAGTCCTCGACCTCAAGGTACCCCTGGACTGA
- a CDS encoding peroxiredoxin, which translates to MSEDADDSPRLALIGDEFPEMTVNTTHGELTLPDEYEDEWFVLFSHPGDFTPVCTTEFVGFEQRREQFEEMGVNLIGLSVDRVHSHLKWTEWIDDELDVEIGFPIIADEGGSVGERLGMIQPNAGTSTVRAVFIVDDTGTIRTILYYPAEVGRNLDEVLRAVEALQFSDAEGVATPADWPNNDMFGDKVLLPPPGTEADADARLEEAEEKGYDARDWWFTLKDR; encoded by the coding sequence ATGTCCGAAGACGCAGACGACTCGCCGAGATTGGCACTTATCGGGGACGAATTCCCCGAAATGACGGTAAATACGACCCACGGAGAACTGACCCTGCCGGACGAATACGAAGACGAGTGGTTCGTCCTCTTCAGTCACCCCGGAGATTTCACCCCCGTCTGTACGACTGAATTCGTCGGCTTCGAACAGCGCCGCGAACAGTTCGAAGAGATGGGCGTAAATCTGATCGGTCTCTCCGTCGACCGTGTCCACTCCCACCTGAAATGGACCGAATGGATCGACGACGAACTGGACGTAGAAATCGGCTTCCCCATCATCGCCGACGAAGGTGGTTCGGTCGGCGAAAGACTCGGGATGATTCAGCCAAACGCGGGCACGAGCACCGTCCGTGCCGTCTTCATCGTCGACGACACCGGGACGATCCGAACCATCCTCTACTACCCGGCCGAAGTCGGCCGGAACCTCGACGAAGTCCTCCGTGCCGTCGAGGCACTGCAGTTCTCCGACGCCGAAGGCGTCGCGACGCCCGCCGACTGGCCGAACAACGACATGTTCGGAGACAAGGTCCTCCTCCCGCCACCGGGAACCGAGGCCGACGCCGATGCACGTCTCGAAGAAGCTGAAGAGAAGGGCTACGACGCTCGCGACTGGTG